The following proteins come from a genomic window of Kwoniella bestiolae CBS 10118 chromosome 3, complete sequence:
- a CDS encoding dethiobiotin synthase gives MPLLFPNFRIHQVFGANTDVGKTLLTTALVRATASKYATSLKGKEKSVFYLKPVSTGPDEESDVSYVQRHTQPYAHLIDTHNLYQYREPMSPHLAAKLAPDLPFPKTNDELVRGIENYATKCVKQLNGRQGAMFVETAGGVHSPALHPPHTQSTFLRSLRLPSILIASPHLGGISTTLSSYESLIMRGYSISAVLCLYDSYYRNDDFLEGYFRDRGIGYWTVKPPPQKYGTVEEDAVRLAKWYDEVEQLGTQQEGGGVREVSDWLDTQHTDRIKELDSMPGRTLKSVWWPFTQHGLINKKEDVMVVDSAFGDNFDSYYTKSAPTTKSESQPIPKEEGSLLNSYFDGSASWFTQSHGHANEELSIAAATAAGRYGHVLFPSGTHEPALKLAEKLKATVGKGWAERVFYSDNGSTGIEVALKMALRAAGRRYGYDGEMGGDYGVIGLRGGYHGDTIGSMDASEASTYNKAVDWYKGRGHWFSPPMVQYVEGRPTVLTTGPDEWAPLPETISDGKSTNDGWSLGFSDVQSIYSVESRLNTPLADYYRSHIRANLEKAVKEGKKFGALIMEPTCLGAGGMIFVDPLFQTCLVEVVRASSDLFGGKSWKGKKYKEDLQEVRGGWREKRKWRGVPVIYDEVFSGLHRFGYLSASSILRETPDISVYAKILTGGLLPLSATLASTSIFNTFLSDRKVDALLHGHSYTANPIGCSVALKAIEILERQNWEVEKNMWGVELDDESKRWSFWNEGFISSLSGREGVKGVMAMGTVLAVELEAGEGGYSSHVALDFLTTLRQRIISSPDGRFAPFQIHSRPLGNVVYIMTSSFTKPEVVRAMEKTILEEVGRI, from the exons ATgcccctcctcttccccaatTTCCGGATCCACCAAGTATTCGGAG CCAACACAGACGTAGGTAAAACACTACTCACCACAGCATTGGTACGAGCAACAGCATCGAAATACGCTACCTCGctcaaaggaaaggagaaaagcGTATTTTACTTGAAACCTGTATCTACCGGACCAGATGAGGAATCAGACgtcag CTATGTACAGAGACATACTCAACCTTACGCTCATTTGATCGATACCCATAATTTGTACCAGTATAGAGAACCTATGTCTCCTCATTTGGCTGCTAAGCTTGCACCAGATCTG CCATTCCCTAAAACCAATGATGAGCTAGTCCGAGGTATCGAAAACTACGCTACAAAATGTGTGAAGCAGCTAAATGGCAGACAGGGCGCAATGTTTGTAGAAACAgcaggag GTGTCCACTCCCCAGCCTTGCATCCTCCACATactcaatccaccttccttcgTTCCCTCCGCTTACCCTCTATCCTCATTGCCTCTCCTCACTTGGGGGGCATATCGACCACCCTCTCATCATACGAATCACTCATTATGCGGGGATACTCGATATCAGCCGTACTATGTCTATACGATTCATACTATCGAAACGACGATTTCCTAGAAGGATATTTCCGGGATAGGGGAATAGGTTATTGGACTGTCAAACCTCCTCCGCAGAAGTATGGGACcgtagaggaagatgccgTGAGACTGGCGAAATGGTAcgatgaggttgagcagcTAGGCACACAAcaggaaggaggtggtgtgAGAGAAGTTTCAGATTGGCTGGATACCCAGCATACCGATCGGATAAAGGAGTTGGATAGTATGCCTGGGAGAACGTTGAAGAGCGTTTGGTGGCCTTTTACTCAACATGGCTTG ATCAACAAGAAAGAGGACGTCATGGTGGTTGATTCTGCTTTTGGGGATAACTTCGATTCATACTATACCAAATCTGCACCCACTACCAAATCCGAATCCCAGCCCATAccgaaggaggaaggtagtTTGCTGAACTCGTACTTCGATGGGTCGGCCAGTTGGTTCAC CCAATCTCACGGCCACGCCAACGAGGAATTGAGCATCGCAGCTGCAACAGCCGCTGGACGATACGGCCACGTCCTGTTCCCCTCAGGAACTCACGAACCAGCACTGAAACTCGCCGAAAAGCTCAAAGCAACCGTAGGGAAGGGATGGGCCGAGAGAGTGTTCTACTCGGATAATGGAAGTACTGGTATTGAGGTCGCTTTGAAGATGGCGCTTAGAGCTGCTGGAaggaggtatgggtatgatggtgagatgggGGGTGATTATGGGGTgattgggttgagaggaggatatcatGGTGATACT ATTGGCAGTATGGATGCGTCCGAAGCGTCAACATATAACAAAGCTGTTGACTG GTACAAAGGCCGTGGTCACTGGTTCTCACCGCCCATGGTCCAATACGTCGAAGGACGACCAACGGTGCTTACGACCGGACCAGACGAATGGGCCCCATTACCAGAAACAATATCAGACGGGAAATCAACAAACGACGGCTGGTCTCTGGGTTTCTCAGACGTTCAATCCATTTACTCGGTAGAATCCCGACTGAACACTCCACTTGCAGACTACTACCGATCGCATATTCGAGCGAACTTAGAAAAAGCCGTaaaagagggaaagaaatTCGGTGCATTAATCATGGAGCCTACCTGCCTCGGAGCGGGGGGTATGATCTTTGTTGATCCGTTGTTCCAGACTtgtttggtggaggtggtcagaGCAAGTTCGGATCTGTTCGGTGGGAAGTcgtggaaggggaagaagtaTAAAGAGGATTTACAAGAGGTcagaggaggttggagggagaagaggaagtggaggggTGTGCCTGTAATCTACGATGAGG TCTTCTCAGGCCTGCACCGCTTCGGCTACCTCTCCGCGTCCTCTATCCTTCGCGAAACCCCCGATATATCAGTCTACGCGAAGATCCTCACTGGCGGCTTGTTGCCCCTCTCAGCGACCCTAGCAAGCACATCAATATTCAATACCTTCCTATCCGACCGGAAAGTCGATGCGCTCCTCCACGGTCACTCGTACACCGCAAATCCCATTGGATGTTCCGTCGCTCTCAAGGCTATTGAGATTCTCGAGAGGCAGAattgggaggttgagaagaacATGTGGGGGGTGGAGCTGGACGATGAGTCGAAGAGATGGAGTTTCTGGAATGAAGGTTTTATTTCTTCTttgagtgggagggagggggtgaagggAGTTATGGCTATGGGGACTGTTTTGGCTGTTGAGCTGGAAGCTGGAGAGGGGG GCTACTCGTCACATGTCGCATTGGATTTCCTAACCACCCTTAGACAACGaatcatctcctcccccgaCGGTCGATTCGCTCCTTTCCAAATTCACTCGAGACCCCTTGGGAACGTCGTGTATATCATGACTAGCAGTTTCACGAAGCCCGAGGTGGTGAGGGCTATGGAGAAGACCATTTTGGAAGAAGTGGGGAGGATATAG
- a CDS encoding DNA-directed RNA polymerase subunit 10-like protein has translation MIIPVRCFSCGKVIGNLWDSYLELLAAGVDEGDALDRLQLKRYCCRRMVLTHVDLIEKLLMYNRMSFP, from the exons ATG ATCATCCCAGTCAGATGCTTCTCATGCGGTAAAGTGATAGGTAACTTGTGGGACAGCTATCTGGAACTCTTAGCAGCAGGTGTAgatgaagg AGATGCGTTGGACAGACTTCAATT AAAACGTTATTGCTGTCGAAGAATGGTATTGACCCATG TCGACCTCATCGAGAAGTTATTGATGTACAACCGTATGTCTTTCCCCTAA